The Zavarzinella sp. sequence TCATGGTATTCATTGATTGCAGCTTGAAACGCGATTGGGTATGGCTGATCCCCATATCGGTAATCTTCAAGGTATTGAAGCGGTTGTACAGTACATTCTGCGGTTTCATATCGCGATGAATTAACGCCCGTGGCTGTCCAGCAAACGACAGTTTGTTATGGCAATAATCGAGCGTATCACCTAAGGTTGTCAGTGCTTCAATTGCCTTCCAGCAACGTTCTTCCAGCGTTTCAGGCCAGGTAGTGACCAGACTTCCCAGTTCGCCACCATCAACATATTCGTACTGCAACCACGGCGATTCTGTTTCAAAGTTCACTTCATAGAGTTTGACAATATGGGGATGATCGGCCAGTTCGTTCTGAACCAGCTCGATATTGCTCATTTCCAGCTCGAGAAAAGGCAGCAAGGATGGATTCAGGCAGAACTTGAAGGCGCGGCACGTGTTGGTCATCCGTTTGCCACGTGCCAGCCACACTTCTCCCATCCCACCTTTACCTAACTGCTTTTCCAGGATCCAGTTAGGGGCTCCTTCCGGGCTGTCGCCGGGCTTGAACATCGTTGCATACACCGGCAGCGTGGTCAGAATCTCGTCTTCCGCATTCAGACACCAGTTCAATGGACGAGTGGCACCAGTAGGGTCTTCCGCACGGGCAAACTGCGTGCGGACAGTTTTTTGCATCTCCTGGACCATTGAAATGACCTGTGTACGGACTTCTTCGGGCTCATCCCGCAATTCCAGTTGCAGTACTTCTTCCACTTTTTGCTGAAATTGCTGTTCCGGCATTGCGGCAATCTCTACCATCCCCTGTTCCGCAGCCTGCAAGGGTGGCACATCGGGGGCTTTTTGTTTGAAACGGCCCCAGAATGCCTTCAGGATATCCTGTGAATGTTTGGCAAGTTTCACCACATCGTTGACGTTACGGGCAATGGGGCCCACGACGGCCAGGGCAGCACCTGCTGCAGCAATCAGCTCTGCAATCATGCGTACGATCCATTAAAATGAAGA is a genomic window containing:
- a CDS encoding serine/threonine-protein kinase yields the protein MIAELIAAAGAALAVVGPIARNVNDVVKLAKHSQDILKAFWGRFKQKAPDVPPLQAAEQGMVEIAAMPEQQFQQKVEEVLQLELRDEPEEVRTQVISMVQEMQKTVRTQFARAEDPTGATRPLNWCLNAEDEILTTLPVYATMFKPGDSPEGAPNWILEKQLGKGGMGEVWLARGKRMTNTCRAFKFCLNPSLLPFLELEMSNIELVQNELADHPHIVKLYEVNFETESPWLQYEYVDGGELGSLVTTWPETLEERCWKAIEALTTLGDTLDYCHNKLSFAGQPRALIHRDMKPQNVLYNRFNTLKITDMGISHTQSRFKLQSMNTMSQHSMTTTSTGYVRAGTAMYASEQQLRGDKPHPADDVHALGVMAYQLILGDTYRPLNKDWYHVLERKHICSELISLLAHSIASDVQDRYQHAGEMVEALRALPRQLITPPKVFSKTELDDQFRAEVNQRQAEAKN